In Nitrospira sp. MA-1, the DNA window TTTTGAAAAGAGTTGTCCATAGTCCCAAGGATCTCGAGGAGTTGATGCCGAGTGCCCCTCAAGGGACGATTACGCATGGCGCCTTCGTGCCCTATCAGATGGGCTCCATGCGTCCGATACCTGAGTTGGGACATTATCGGTCTCCGGTTCGCAACGTTTATTTGTGCGGGTCCGGCAGCCATCCGGGGGCGGGCGTGACCATGGCGCCGGGACGAAATGCCGCACAAATTATCTACCAGGATCTCAATCTCGATTTTGCAAAAACCCTCGCCACGCATTAATTCCTAGACTCTCATCCGTTCTCGGGCTTTCTACCGAGCAAGAGGCCATTGGCTCCGGGAGAACGAATTGGAATACGGCGGACGTCTGTGAATCCCACTTCCTTCAACCAGGCCGTGTACTCACTCCAGGTATAGTTCCTGCTTTTCGTATTGATTAACATGCACAGTGACATCATGGCAGCCGCGAGTGGCCCTGTCTTATCGTCGTCCATCATCAGTTCGCTGACAATGATAGAACCACCTGGCTCAAGAGCGTCTAAATATTTCCGCAGAGCAAGTCGAACAGTGATGAGGAATTTTGTGTAGTGGTACAATTTGAAAAGGTGACTGACGTAAGGGTGAAACGAGAGGATAAATGAGAGGTCAGTTTCTCCCCATACCTTTTGTCATGGTTGGTTGGCCATATCCCTGATGACATGTTGCAGTCCCGTGACCACACGTGCGAGGTGGCCGAAGTGAATGTGATCAGGGGTATCGTTCGAGGTGTGGTAATTCGGATCTCGAAATAGAGCGGTATCCGTGACCATAAGGGCAGGGAATCCTTCCTGCCAGAATGCCCAATGATCCGACCAGCCCACTCCGGGCAACAATTCAGGTAACGCGGCCCCTTCTGAGGGAAATTGGGTGTGCTGCCGAAAGAATCCTACCGCCTTCTGCACCCAATCCCTGTTCCCAATGTTACTCACAAAACCGATGAAATTTCCCTTTGATGGGTAAATGAGACTGAGCGGTGGTGGGTATCTTTGGCTGTTCGGTGCCTCAGAATAGTAGCCAATTGTTTCAAGGCTGAGCATGAGGATAATGCGTTCATTCTGCTGGCGACTGCGTTGGGCATATACGCGGCTCCCCATACTTGTGGTTTGAAAGAAGGGGGGTTCCTCGTTGGAGAAGGCTACAAACCTGAGGGTGCGAGAAACAGGGGATTGGGCGAACTGCCGGGCTAGGACCAACATTGCTGCGATTCCGGTCCCGTTATCATTCGCGCCGGGACTCCCCTTGACCGAATCATAATGCGCGCCAATGACCAGGATGTCTTCACGTCGATCCGTGCCGGGTACTTCCGCTTCGATGTTTTCACAGATGTTTCCGGAAACGTCGAATTTTTGGTCGAGGACATCATATCCGGCTGCTTTGAATTCATCGCGAATATATTCGGCTGCAAGCAGGAGTTTGTCGTAGTGAAAGAGATTGCGTTCTCCTATTTGAATGCTCAGCATGTGGACATGGGTGTGGAGTTTTTGCTCCAGGTCACGTGTTTCGTCGGTCGCTAATGGCAAGGCTCCTTGATAACTACTCCCCGGCATCCAAATCATTCCGTACCATCCTCCTGCACACACAACGAACAACGTTCCCGCCATGACGACCCACCGTGAGGTGTTCATCTTTCTTCTCCGACCTCTCAGAATCAGGGTCGATCCATTCCTGCATGTGAATTCGCCCACAGAGGTGCGGTGTTATTTGGCATTCTTCAGTAGGATAGGCTTATGTGATGAAATAGCAATGGGATCGCCATTAGGCACAGATGCTTCGCTTTCGGCTGGGGATGACATATTGGAAATCATCCATCGTTATTTAAGATTCCATTACTTTTCGGGCAACCAACCAGCCATGACACAGCGTTGTGCGAAGAGCGGCACGAAGCTTTGTGTGTCGAGGGAAATCGTATACATGAATTGGTCTGCCAATGTTTGATCGGCGAAGCATTCATAGACATCATCCAAAAATCCCCCACGGAGCAACGGGTGATACAGAAACTCTTGGCCTGGACCGGTCTGCACTTCCAGGGGATATTCGGTCACGTCAATGTTGATCAACCCGCAGGTTTCCAGCCATGTTCTGGCATCCAACGCAGAAGGCCGTTCGGCGAGATAGTCCGCAAATTTCTCTCGCTCTTTTGTGAGCCCTTGTTGGGTCATTTCCCGGTCCACGCGTTTCCATAAAGAATCAAAGGTTCCAAGGGAGGGGAAGGTGAGAACCAATTGCCCTCCAGGCTTGAGAAAACGAGCCAATTGCTGAAGGGCTTCCAGGCGGTGAGGCCGAAAAAACATGAATGAAAGGTTGCCCGTGATGCGATCAAATTGGCCGAGTTCGGGTGGCAACGTTCGGACATCCCCATGCCCAAATTTCAGCCAGGGGAAATACGGTCCCTGAACGGCGCGGGCGCGAATGAGTTGGGCGTGATTGGCATCAATTCCGACGACTCGGCCACCTGGTCCAACATGATGAGCGAGATAAAAAGCAGGAATCCCATCCCCACAGGCCACATCCAGTATTGTGGCGCCTTCAAAGAGGTTCAGATGGGTCAAGAGGCTTTCGGCAAACGGTCTCGACCAGGGGTCTTTTTTCGGCAGTTCACAGAGCCATGCCGGCGGGGTCTTCAGCGAGGACGAATGAGAAGGATTAGGCATCATGAGTTATCGGAGTTAAACACCTCGGAAACCCTAACATGTTGGGGACGGTCTGGACGAGTGTGCCTGCATATCCACAAATCCTTGATGGCCTATTGTGCAGAACAGATTTTTTAAGGGCCGCAATGGAATCTTTCCATTTTCCCATTTGGAAGAGCAGAGATTTAAAGTCAGTCCAACGGCTTTCATGCCTTTCTTTTTATCGGGAGGTCAACGAGTGGTCCCGATCATCCTCAATGATGACTTCGTGAAGCAATGTTCTGTTCGCATCGAACCACTCTATGTGGACCGACGGATTGAATTGATCGGATTGAACCGTAATTTTTCCGAAATTGGGTGAAGTGTTATTCAAGTACTCAAATCTTGGGTCCTCACTAGAAACATCCAGGTGCA includes these proteins:
- a CDS encoding M28 family peptidase, translated to MNTSRWVVMAGTLFVVCAGGWYGMIWMPGSSYQGALPLATDETRDLEQKLHTHVHMLSIQIGERNLFHYDKLLLAAEYIRDEFKAAGYDVLDQKFDVSGNICENIEAEVPGTDRREDILVIGAHYDSVKGSPGANDNGTGIAAMLVLARQFAQSPVSRTLRFVAFSNEEPPFFQTTSMGSRVYAQRSRQQNERIILMLSLETIGYYSEAPNSQRYPPPLSLIYPSKGNFIGFVSNIGNRDWVQKAVGFFRQHTQFPSEGAALPELLPGVGWSDHWAFWQEGFPALMVTDTALFRDPNYHTSNDTPDHIHFGHLARVVTGLQHVIRDMANQP
- a CDS encoding class I SAM-dependent methyltransferase gives rise to the protein MMPNPSHSSSLKTPPAWLCELPKKDPWSRPFAESLLTHLNLFEGATILDVACGDGIPAFYLAHHVGPGGRVVGIDANHAQLIRARAVQGPYFPWLKFGHGDVRTLPPELGQFDRITGNLSFMFFRPHRLEALQQLARFLKPGGQLVLTFPSLGTFDSLWKRVDREMTQQGLTKEREKFADYLAERPSALDARTWLETCGLINIDVTEYPLEVQTGPGQEFLYHPLLRGGFLDDVYECFADQTLADQFMYTISLDTQSFVPLFAQRCVMAGWLPEK